The Guyparkeria halophila DNA window GCCTCGTCCACGCCGCAGTAGCAGCCCGCATGGTCCAGATCGTCAAACAAGTCGGCTTGCGGCATACTCGCGCCCATTCGTTGTTACCACCTCTGTTTCGGAGGGCTGCTTGGATTCCCAGACCGATATCCTGCCCCATGCTCAGGCTCAGGCTCAGGCCCATACTCAGGCCCAGGCCCAGGGCAAGGCCCCGTCGCACCCGCGCCTCCTGATCGCCGCCGGCGAGGCCTCCGGCGACATGTACGCCGCCGAACTGATGCCGCGCCTGGTCGAGCGCCTGCCCGGCCTGACGGCCTTCGGTCTGGGCGGGGCTCAGTCGCGGGCCGCCGGCATCGAGACGATCGTCGACATGGACCAGGTCTCGGTGATGGGCCTGGTCGAGGTGCTGCGCCACTACGGCCAGCTGCGCGCGGCCATGCACATCCTCATCGAGGCGCTCGATCGCGAGCGGCCCGATCTGGTCATCGTGATCGACTTCCAGGAGTTCAACCAGCGTCTGGCCAAGGCCGCCAAGGCGCGCGGCATCCCGGTGCTGTTCTTCGTCGCGCCGCAGGTCTGGGCCTGGCGAGCGGGCCGCGCGAAACACTTCGATCGCTATGCCGATCACCTGGCGGTGCTGTTCGACTTCGAGGTGGCGCTGTTCGCCCAACACGGCCTGCCCACCACCCACGTCGGCCACCCCTTGATCGAGCTGATCGACCGCGAGGCACCCGACCGGGCCGACGCCCGCCATGCCCTGTCGCTGCCCGACGACATCCCGGTCGTGGGTCTGCTGCCGGGCAGCCGCCGCGGCGAGATCGAGCGCCTGCTGCCGCCGTTCATCGCCACGGCCGAGCGCCTGATCGGGGCCGATCCCGACCGCCGCTTCATCATGCCGCGGGCCGACTCCATCGATGCCGACTGGCTCAATGCGCAAATGGCGGCCTGCACCCCCTCGACAGCACTGCGCGATCGACTGATCGTCACCACCGGCGGTGCCCGCCGCGTCATGGCCGCCAGCGACGCGCTGCTGATCACCAGCGGCACCGCCACGCTCGAGGCGGCCCTGATCGGCACGCCGATGGTAATCGCCTATCGCAGCAATCGCCTGACCTATGCCCTGGCACGACACCTGGTGCGCATCGAGCATATCGGCCTGCCCAACATCATCCTCGGTCGCGAGGCCGTCCCGGAGCGACTGCAGGAGGCCGTCACGCCCGAGCGGCTGGCCGAGGACGTCGAGCGATTGCTCTCGCCGGACGGCGCGGCCGCTCAGCGCGCGGCATTGCGGGAAATCAGGGCGCGACTGGGCCAGCAAGGCGCGTTCGAGCGGCTGGCTGACCTGGCCAGCGGCATGATCGAGGCCTGACTCAGGCCTCGCCCGTCAGCCGTTTCGGGTCCAGCAGCTCGGCGAGTGTCGCCTCGTCGAGATCGGTCATCTCGCGCGCCACGTCGATCACCGCCCGACCCTCGGCGTAGGCCCGTTTGGCGATCGCCGCCCCGGCCTCGTAGCCGATCACCGGGTTCAACGCCGTCACCAGGATCGGGTTGGCCGCGAGATCGCGTTCGATCCGTTCGCGGTTGACGGTAAACCCGGCAATGGCCTTGTCGGCCAGCAGGCGCGAGGCATTGCTGCCCAAGGTGATCATCTCGTCGAGGTTGGCGGCGACCACCGGGAACATGACGTTAAGTTCGAAATTGCCCGACTGGGCCGCCATGGCAACGGCATGATCCAGCCCCTGGATCTGTACCGCCACCATGGCGACCGATTCGGGCACCACCGGGTTGACCTTGCCCGGCATGATCGAGCTGCCCGGCTGCAATGCCGGCAGGCTTATTTCGCCCAGCCCGGCCAGCGGACCGCTGTTCATCCAGCGCAGGTCGTTGGCGAGCTTGTGCAGGAATACCGCCACCCCACGCAGGGCCGAGCTCAACGCCAGCGAGTCGTCCTGCACGCTCATGCCGGCGGCCGGATGGGCCAGGCGGCCGAAGGGCCGATCGCGCTCGAGATCACGGTTGAGTGCATCGATGGCGGCGTCGGCAAAGCCGGCCGGCGCGTTCAGGCCGGTGCCGACGGCGGTGCCGCCCAATGGCAAGGCAAGATTGCGGTCACGCGCCTGCTCGAGTGCGACGCGCCAACCACGCAACTGCTCGACGAACCCGTCCAGCACCTGGTCGAAGCGGATCGGGGTCGCATCCATCAGGTGCGTCCGGCCGGTCTTGACCACGTCGCGCAATTCGCTTGCCCGGCCCAGCAGGATCGTCTCCAGGTGGGCCAGCGCGGGCAGCAGGTCGTGCTCGACCCGTAGCACCGACATCACGCGGATCGCGCTGGGCACCACGTCGTTGGAGCTCTGGCTCATGTTGACGTGGTCGTTGGGGTGCACCCCGGCACCATCGCCGGCGAGATGGGCGATCACCTCGTTGACGTTCATGTTGCTCGAGGTGCCCGAGCCGGTCTGGTAGACGTCGATGGGGAAGGCATCACGGAACTGCCCGTCGGCCAGCCCGGCCACCAGCCGATCCACCACGGCCACGATCGCCTCCCCACGGGCCGCCTCCATGGTGCCGAGGGCCTGGTTGCCACGCGCGCAGGCCGCCTTCAACCGACAGAGGGCATCGATGAAGGCCACCGGCATGGGCCGGCCGCTGATCGGGAAGTTGTCGACCGCCCGTTGGGTTTGCGGGCCGTAGAGGGCATCAGCCGGCAAGCGCACCTCGCCCAGGCTGTCATGCTCGATGCGTTCGGCGGAGTTGGTGGCAGTCATGGCGTCGATGGGGAGGGATCGGGTTGGGACAAGATAGCGCGGGCCGCCTGATGCGCCCACGCCGCCAGATTCAGGGGATCAGCGGGTAATGCCGCGCTCGCTCTCGCGAATGAAGTCGAGCATCTCGCTGAGCGCCGGTTCGGTTTCGGCAGCCTGCTCGAACTCGGTCCACACCAGGTCATCGCCCTGACGCTTGACCAGTTGCCGAAAGCAGCGATTGAGCAGCGTGATGGTCTCCGGCGAGAAACCACGCCGCTTGAGCCCTTCCTTGTTCAGACCAATGGCCCGGGCGCGGGCCCCATCAGCCATCACGAACGGCACCACGTCCTTGGACACCTTGGAAAAGCCCCCGATGAAGGCATGCGCCCCGATGTGACAGAACTGGTGCGCGACGGCGAACCCGCCGAAGATGGCGTGCTCGCCCACCTCGACGTGGCCCGCGAGCGACGCGGCGTTGGCCAGGATGACGTGGTCACCCACTAGGCAATCGTGGGCCACATGGGCGTAGGCCATCACCAGGATGTCCGAACCCAGCCGCGTCAGTCCGCCCCCACCGGCGGTACCCCGGTGGATGGTGGAGAACTCGCGAATGCGGTTGCGATCGCCGATCTCGAGAAAGGTGCGCTCGCCGGCGAACTTGAGATCCTGGGGCACCTCGCCCACGACCGCATGGCTGAAGATGTGGTTATCCGCGCCGATCCGGCACGGCCCCTTGATCACCGCATGCGACTCGATGACCGTGTTGGCACCAATCTCGACCTCGCCTTCGATGATCGTAAAGGGGCCGACCTGCACGCTCTCGTGCAGACGGGCCTCGTCACTGATGATCGCGCTCGGATGAATCACTCGATCACTTCCTTGGCCACACACTTGACCGTGGCACGCGCGGCCAGCTCGTCGCCCACATGCGCCGTGCAGTTGAAAATGCCCATGCCACGGGCCATGCGCTTGATATCGACCCGGATGGTGAGCTGATCGCCCGGCTCGACCATGCGGCGGAACGTCACGTCGTCCAGGCCGACCAGCATGTAGAGCGCATTGTCCTTCGGCTTGCCACCGTTGGAACGGAACGCGAGCACGCCGGTGGCCTGCGCCATTGCCTCGGTGATCAGCACGCCGGGCATGATCGGCCGGACCGGGAAATGCCCCTGGAAAAACGGCTCGTTGAAGGTCACGTTCTTGATCGCGACCAGGTACTCATTGGGCTGCCAGTCAACCACCCGGTCGATCAACAGGAACGGGTATCGGTGCGGCAGGAGGTTCATGATCTCCTGCACCATCATGGTGTTGTCTTCGCTCACGAGTCTTCCTCAGGCGTGGGCTTGTCGCCGAGCCGTTTTTCAAGTTGTTTCACCCGGCGCACAAGCCGGTCGAGTTGTTTGAATCGCGCCGCATTGCGATGCCAGCGTTCGTTCGTGTCCAGTGGCGTACCGGCCGAATAGACGCCCGGCCGGTGGATCGAGCGGGTCACCATCGACATGCCGGTGATGTGCACGTTGTCGGCCAGCGTGAGGTGCCCGGCGAGGCCGACCCCCCCGCCCAGGGTGCAGTGACGACCGACCTCGCTCGAGCCGGCCAGACCGGCGCAACCGGCGACCGCCGAATGCTCGCCGATGCGCACGTTGTGCGCGATCTGAATCAGGTTGTCGAGCTTGACCCCATCGGCAATCACCGTGTCGTCGAGTGCCCCGCGATCGATGGTGGTGTTCGCACCGATATCGACGTCGTTGCCGATCACGACGCGCCCCACCTGGGGTACCCGTCGCCAGACGCCGTTGTCCTGCGCCAGACCAAACCCGTCGGAACCGATCACGACCCCGGGCTGGATCACGCAGCGTGCCCCGATCAGGCTATCGTCGAGCACGGTCACCCGCGCCAGCAGCCGAGTGGCCTCGCCGATCACCACGTTCGAGCCGACCACACAGCCCGGGCCGATCACGACCTTGGGGCCGATACGGGCGCCGGCGCCGATGCTGACCTGGGCGTCGATGCGCGCGCTGGGATCGATGGTCGCGCTCTCGTCGACCACCGCGGAGGCGTGCACGCCCGCGGGCCTGGCCGGCAACGCATACAGACGCTCGAGCACCCGGGCGAAGGCCAACCTCGGCTGGTCGACGACCAGGCAGCAGACGCCCCGGGGCAAGTGCTGGCGACCGGCCTCGTTGGTCAGCACCAGGCCGGCCCGAGTCGAGGTGGCCAGATCCGCGCTGCGTCGGTCGCCATCGTAGTAGCTGACCTGCTCGGCGGTGGCACAGGCCAACGAGGCCGCCCCCGTGATGCGGGTGGCGGCCTCGTCGGGGGCCACATCAATCGCCCCATCCATGCCTTGGGCGTCGAGCCAGTCGGCGATCTCGCCGACGGTCGCGCTCGTGCTGGCCGAAATACTCACCGTGTGTCAGGCCCCGGCCGGATCAGCGGCCCATCTGCTCGAGACGGTCGAGCACATCCTTGGTCAGCTCGACCCGATCGGCCGAGTAGACCACGCCCTCGGAAAGCACGAGGTCATAGCCCTGCTCCCGCGCCACTTCGCGGATGGCATCGAGCACCAGGCGCTGCAACTTGCCGAGCTCCTCGTTCTTGCGCAGGTTCAGGTCGTCACGGAAGTTGCTTTGCTGGCGTTGCAGGTCGCGCAGCTTGCGATTGAGCTCGCGCTCGAGATTGCCGCGATCGCCCTCGTTCATGGTCACGCCGTCACGATTGAGGCGATTTTCCATCTCCTGAACTTCCTGGCGAAGGACGCGCAATTCCTCCTCGCGGGCGGAGAACTCCTGTTCGAGCTTCTGCTTGGCCTGCTCGGCCTGGGGCGCCTGCTCGAGCAGGACCGAGGAATTGACGAAGCCGATCTTGATGTCGGCTGCCTGCACCGTCAGCGGCGCCATCAGCGCGATCGTGAGTAAGGCGAATCGTTGAAGCAAGCGAATCACGCGGTCATCTCCTGAAACGTCATGGCCCGATGTGGACCGAACGGGCGCCGCCGGTCGGCGACCCCCACTCCTGCATGGCGGCACATTATGCCACAGCCCGTCAGAACGAGGCGCCGATCGAGAACTGGAAGCTCTGCGTCCGGTCTTCCGGCTCGTCGTTGAGCGGCTGGGCAAAACTGAACATCAGCGGGCCGACCGGCGAGATCCAGCTCAGGCCCACGCCCACCGACTGGCGCAGCGAATCGGCCTCAAAGTTCTCGAGGTCGCGGTAGGCATTACCGACATCCCAGAACAGCGACATGCGTACCGAGTCGCGCTGCTCGGTCAGGAACGGCAGCGGCGAATAGATGGCCAACCCGCCATTGAGCTTGAAGGTGCCGCCCATGGGGTCGTCGTTGTTGTCGCGCGGACCGAGCGAGTAGTCCTCGTAACCACGCACCGAACGGATACCGCCGGTGAAATAGTTCAGGAACGGCGGCACGCCGTCGTAATACTGGCTCACCCCGGCGTAATCGTTCTGGGTATCGCCGTAGGACTTGATCTGACCGACATTGCCGTGCGCCTGCAGGGTGAACAGGTCGGTCAGCGGCAGGTAGAACTCACCGTCGTACTCGCCCTTGACGTAAGTCAGGTCACTGCCCGGCACGGCCACCGTCGCCGACAGGCTATGGTACTGGCCTGCAGTCGGGAACATGTGCCGGTTGCGCGAATCGTAGCGCCAGGACGGCCGGATCGTGAAGGTGTAGAACTGCTCACCATCAAAGCCCGGGCCGGGGTTGTCGCCATCGGTTTCACCGGTTACCCAGCTGGGCGAACGCGTCGTGGCCTTGATCTCCTGACTCTCGACGCCAAAGGCGATCGAACCGTAGGTCAGCTCCGAGAGCGGCACGCCGAAGTTGATATTGCCGCCGAACGAATCGACCAGGTAGCGCGACAGCGACAGCTCGGTGCCGTCCTGCTTCTGGTAGAACAGCCCGAAGCCCTGGCTGACACCGTTGACCGTGAAGTAGGGGTCACGGTAGTTGAACTGGTAATACTCGCGGTACGAGCTGCGCTCGACGTTGAAGCCCACTTCCTTGCCGGTGCCAAGGAAGTTCGGCTGGTTGAGACCGACGTTGAACAACACGCCCTCGGCCTGGGAGAAGCCCACGCCGGCGGTGAGCGAGCCGGACAGCTGCTCGGTGATGTCGTACTCGACGTCGACCTGGTCCGGCGCCTCGGGCACCGGCTTGATCTGCTGCTCGACCGACTGCACCGACGGCAGCCGCTCGAGGCGCTGCTTGGAGCGGTCGAGCTTGTCGCCGGCGTACCAGCTGCCCTCCATCTGCCGCATTTCGCGACGATAGACGACCTCGTTGGTGTTGTAGTTCCCCTTGAACTCGATCTCGCGCACGCTGACACGACGGCCCGGCTCGAGGTTGAAGTCGACCACCACGGTCTTCTCGGCCTCATCGATGTCCGGGCGCGGCTCGACCCGTGCGAAGGCGTAGCCGTAGTCGCCCATGCGGCGACCGATGGCATCACTGGTATCGACGACCTGGCGGCGGTTGAAGTACTCACCCACCTCGACCTGCGTCAACTCCTTGAGGGTCTCTTCGTTGAGCAGCATGTTGCCGCTGTAGGTGACGTCGGTGACGGTATAACGCTCACCCTCGGTGATGTTGACCACCACCTCGATATCCTTCTTGTCCGGCGTGATGGTCACCTGGGTGGAGTCCACCGCGAACTTGAGGTAACCGCGATCGAGGTAGAACGAGCGCAGCCGCTCGATATCCGCCGACAGCTTCTGCTTGGAATACTGGTCGGCGTTCGACCAGAAACGCCACCAGGAAACCGGGCCGAGCTCGAACTGATCGAGCAGGTCGTCCTCGTCGAAGTCCTCGTTGCCGATGATGCGCACGCGGCGAATGGACGCCGGCTTGCCCTCGTAGATCTCGATATTGACGAAGACGCGGTTGTCCTCGAGCTCCTCGACCTCGGTCTCGATCTGCACACCGTACTGACCCAGGCTGTAGTAAACGCGCTGCAGTTCGGTCTGCATCTTGTCCAGCGCCCGCTGGTCGAGCACGCGCCCCTGAACCAGGCCGATCGACTTCAAGGCTTCCTGCAGCTTTTCGGTTTCGACCTTGTCGTTGCCGTTGACCTCCAATGCCGTGATGGTCGGGCGCTCCTGCAGCCGGATCAGCAGCGCATCGTCCGGACCGCGGCCCACCTGGACATCCTTGAAAAAGCCGGTGTCGTACAACGCCTCGACCACGCGTGTACTGTCACCGGCCTGGAAGTCGTCGCCGACCTCGTAGGGGATGTAGGTGAACACCGTCCCCGGGGAGATGGTCCGCAGCCCCTCGACCCGGATGTCGGTGATTTCGAATGCCTGTGCCAGCGATGGCAAGAGAAGCAGCGCGGCAAGCGCCAGGGAGGTGCAGCGTTGGGTGATGGTCATGCCGAAAGGCTTTCCTGGTCAGGCGGATGGATTGGAACTCGGGAATCCGGCCGAGGCACGGTCGATAGGCCGGCCCGGCACTAGGGTAAATCCGGGGTATTGTGGCCCAAGCGGGGCTAGTGCATCAACCGCGCGATGTCGTTGTAGAAGACCACCACCATCAGCAGCCCAAGCAGCAGGATGCCCAGGCGGGCGAAGACTTCCTCGAATGCGGCCCCCACCGGAGAGCCCTTGACCGCCTCGATGGCGTAGAGAAGCAGGTGCCCACCATCGAGCATCGGAATCGGCAGCAGATTGAGGATCGCCAGCGAGAGGCTGACCAGGGCAAGAAAGCCGAGGAAGGTCGACAGGCCCAGCAACAGGCTCTTGCCGGCGTACTCGGCAATCGCAACCGGCCCCGACAGGTTGGCGATGCTCGCCTCACCCGTCAGCAGCCGCTGGAAAACCGTCAGCGTCAGGGTGGTCATCTCCCAGCTGCGCTCGAGCGCCAGCCCCATGGCCTCGACCGGCCCGGCCCGCTCCAGCAGGAACATCGACTCGGCCGCCTCGGTGTCGAGCGGGTACGCGGCCAGGGCGACCCCGATTCGTCCCACGGTCTCGCCCTCCACCTCAGTCGGTCGGGGCGTGACGACCACGTCCTCCCGCCCGGCATCCGTCTCGATGGTCAGTCGGGTCTCCTCACCCGCTCGTGACCCGATCGCCTCGATCAGTGCCCAGGGATCCCGATATTCCCGCCCGTCGATCGCGACGATCCGCGCGCCGGCCTCGAGCCCGGCGGCCATGGCGGGCGAATCGGGTTGCACCTCGGCGATCTCGGCGTAAGCCGGCGCCCGCCAGAGGGCAAACCCGACCCGCTCGAGAATATCCGTGGGCTGCTGGCCGATCTCCCCGCCCAGCGGGTCGAGTTCGCGCAGGTCGAGCGTCATATCCTGGCGGCCGCCGTCGCGCTCGATCGTGATCGGCAACGCCTGCTGCCCGATCGCGCCGTTGAGCAGCGACAAGCGCAGATCCGACAGGGTCATCACCGGGTCACCATCCACGGCGCGGATGATGTCGCCCTCCTGCAGCCCTGCCGCGGCGAGGCGCGATTCGGCACCCAGGTCACCCACCTTGGGCAACACACCCTGGGTGCCCACCATGAACATCAGCCACCAGAACACCAGGGCGAGCACGAGGTTGGCGGCCGGGCCGGCGGCCACCACGGCGGCGCGCACCTTCAGCGACTGGCGGTTGAAGGCCCGGTGTCGCTCGGCCGGGTCGACCGCCCCCTCGCGCTCGTCGAGCATGCGCACGTACCCGCCCAGCGGCAGCATGCCGACCCGATATTCGATCGCTTCGGGGCCGCGACGGGTGGAAAAGATCGCCCGGCCAAAACCCAGCGAGAAGGTCAACACCCGCACCCCCAGGCGGCGCGCCACCCAGAAATGACCGTACTCGTGGAAGGCCACCAGGATGCCGATTGTCAGCAGAAAGCCGACCACGCTGAGCAGAATATCCATCGATCAGCCCCCAAGCGCCGTAGCGCTGCCGCGCGCGTCACACCATGACGCGGCCCAGGCCCGCACCTCCCGATCGGCGGCCAGCACCGCCTCGATGGTCTCCGGCGCACCGGCAGCCGCGTTGCCGGCGAAGTGCGTCATGGCCGCCTGGAGCGCGGCCGGAATGTCCATGAAGCCGATTCGACGCTCCAGGAAGGCGGCGACCGCCACTTCGTTGGCGGCATTCATCACCAGGGGCATGCCCCCACCGGCGGCCAGGGCCTCGAAGGCGAGACGCAGGGCGGGAAACCGCTCGGGGTCCGGCGATTCGAAATGCAGCCCGGCGAGCGCACCGAAATCCAGCGGCGCCACGCCCGACTCGATCCGCTCGGGCCAGGCCAGGGCGTGGGCAATGGGGGTGCGCATGTCTGGCTCGCCCAGCTCGGCGATGACCGAGCCGTCGACGAATCGCACCATCGAATGGATCACCGACTCGGGGTGAACCAGCACCTCGATGCGCTCGGCCGACACACCGAACAACCGGGCCGCCTCGATCACCTCGAGGCCCTTGTTCATCATGGTGGCCGAATCGACCGAGATCTTGCGCCCCATCGACCAGTTCGGGTGAGCGCAGGCCTGGTCGGGGGTGATGCCGGCGAAGTCGGCCAGCGGTCGCTCTCGGAACGGCCCACCCGAGGCGGTCAGCACCAACCGTTCGATCTCGTTGCTGTCGCCCACCAGCCCGGCACGCCCCACCACGGCGGCCTGATCGGCAGGCAGGCACTGGAAGATGGCGTTGTGCTCGCTGTCGATCGGCAACAGCGTCGCCCCGGCACGCCGCGCCACGTCCAGCATCAGCTCCCCGGCGGCCACCAGGGATTCCTTGTTGGCGAGCAACACCCGCTTGCCGGCGGCCAGGGCATTCCACGTCGACCCCAGGCCCGCGGTGCCCACGACCGCGGCCACCACGGTGTCGAGCGCCGGATCACCGGCCAGCTCGTCCACCGCCGCCTGTCCCACCACCACGGCCGGTCGCTGGGCGGCCGGCAGGCTCGCCAGTCGCTCCTCGAGCGCGGCACGCCGGCCGGCATCGACCAGACCGACCGTCGCCGGGCGGAACCGCTTGATCTGTTCGAACAGGGGGTCGACTCGCGAATGGGCCACGAGCACGTCGACGGAAAACCGCTCCGGATGACGGGCGAGCACGTCCAGCGTGCTTGCCCCAATGCTGCCGGTCGAGCCAAAGATACCGATGCGGGTCCGTGCCACCTCAGCCTCCCAGCAGCTGCATTTGCCACAACCCCAGCCACCACAGCGGCATGGCGGCGAACTGGCCGTCGAGACGATCGAGCACCCCGCCGTGTCCCGGCAGGATCCGACCGCTGTCCTTGGCGCCCGCCTCGCGCTTGAGACGGGACTCCTCGAGATCGCCACCCACCGAGGCCAGCGCCACCAGCACGCACCACAGGGCTAGCAGCCAGCTCGGCGTGGCGAGGAACAGTGGCAGCACCGCCCCGATCGCGGCCAGTACGGCAACACCGGCCAACCCCCCGAGGACGCCCTCGATCGACTTGCCCGGACTGATCATCGGCGCCAGTTTGCGCCGACCGAAGGCCCGGCCGGCGAAATACGCGAGCGAGTCGGCGACGACGACCACGAGGATGCCGAACACCAGCAACCATTCACCGTCGGGCGCCGCGTGCACCTCGACCAGCGCGAGCCAGAACAGGGGAAGGATAATCAGGCCGACGCCACGACGCAGCCAGAACGGACGGTTGGCCGGACGCTCACGGCGATGGCGTAGCTGCGCGGCGAACAACGCCAGCCACACCGCGGCCACCACCGCCATCAACCAGACCAGTTGCCCGGACGGCCAAAGCGCCTGCCAGCCGATGGCGAGAGCGATAGTCGCCACCACCCAGGGCCAGATCTGGCAGGGGGCCAGTCCGCAGAGACGGAACCACTCCACCGCCGCCCAGGCGACCACCACCAGGGTCACCCCGGCAAAGACGCGATCGGGGGCAAGGAGGATGACGGCCAGCGAGACCAGGCCGGCGATCGTCCCCGTCAATAGACGCAACGGCGTACCGGTCATGGGTTTGCCTCGTTGGACTCGACGCGGCCGAAGCGGCGGTTCCGCCCGGCGAACCAGCCCAGGGCCCGATCGAACTCGGCCTCGTCGAACAGCGGCCAGAGCACGTCGGTGAAATACAGCTCGGCGTAGGCGGCCTGCCAGAGCAGGAAATTGCTCAGGCGCCGCTCGCCGCCGGTACGAATGAACAGATCGACAGGCGATTGCCCCGCGGTCGCCAGTCCGGCCTCGAAGGCCGATCGCAGTGTCTCGGGGTCATCGAGGGGCAGCGAGGATTCGGCGTGACGCTCGGCCAGCTGCCGGGCGGCCTGCAGGATGTCCCACTGGCCACCATAACTCACGGCAATCTGGAGCTGGAGACGTTCGTTACCGGCCGTACGCGCCTCGGCGGCCTTCATGAGCGCCTGGACCGAGGCATCCAGCCGTGACCGTTCGCCGATGAAGCTCAGGCGCACGCCATTCTGGTCGAGTTCGTCGAGCTCCTTCTCGAGCGCGTTGATGAACAGCTTCATCAGCGCGTCGACCTCGTCGGCCGGACGTTTCCAGTTTTCGGAGGAGAAGGCGAACAGCGTGAGGAGGGGAACGCCACGGCGCATGGCCGCGCGGATGGTGGCGCGCACCGCGCGCCGGCCCCGCTGATGACCGACGGTGCGAGGCAGGTGACGCGCACGCGCCCACCGGCCATTGCCATCCATGACGATCGCCACATGGCGTGGCAGACGGGCCGGATCGATGTCGGCCACCGGCTCGGGATCGTGGCTACGCCCCCGCACGTCGCCTCAGACTTCCATCAGCTCTTTTTCTTTATCCGCCACGATCTGGTCCACCTCGGCGACCCGTTCGTCGGTCACCTTCTGGACGGTGTCCTGACCACGACGTTCCTCGTCCTCGGAAATCTCCTTTTCCTTGAGAAAGCCCTTGAGGTCGTTGTTGGCGTCCCGACGGATATTGCGGATGGCGATCTTGGCGTTCTCACCCTCGTTGCGCACCACCTTGCCCAGCTCGCGACGACGCTCCTCGGTGAGCGGCGGCATCGGAATGCGGATCACGGTCCCGGCGCTTGACGGGTTGAGGCCCAGATCGGAGGTCATGATCGCCTTCTCGATCTTGCCCACCATGTCCTTCTCCCACGGGGTGACCGACAGGGTGCGCGCGTCCTCGGCCGACAGCTTGGCGACCTGGGAAAGCGGCACCTGGCTGCCGTAGTACTCCACGTGGATATGGTCGAGCACGCTGACGTGCGCCCGGCCGGTGCGGATCTTGGAAAGCTCGCTCTTGAGCGCCTCGATACTCTTGTTCATGCGCGAGCGGGCGTCTTTGACGATATCGTCAATCATTCTTCTCGTTCTCCGCTGTCACCAGGGTTCCCACGGACTCGCCGGCCACGGCGCGCACCAGGTTCCCCGGCTCATTGATGTCAACCACCATCAGCGGCATCTGCTGATCGCGACACATCACGATCGCGGTAGCGTCCATGACGCCCAGCCGCTGGTCGAGCACGGCATTGTACGTCAAATGATCGTAGCGTTCTGCACTCGCATCCAGGGTCGGATCGGCACTGTAGACACCGTCCACCTTGGTCGCCTTGATCATCAGGTCCGCCTTGAGCTCGACCGCGCGCAGGCTCGCGCCGGAGTCGGTGGTGAAGAACGGATTGCCGGTCCCGCCGACCAGCACGACCACCCGCCCCTTCTCCAGGTGGCGCATGGCGCGACGACGGATGTAGTCCTCGCACACCGCATGGATGGACACCGCCGACATGACCCGCACCTTGAGATCCCGCCGCTCGAGTACGTCCTGCATGGCCAGCCCGTTCATCACGGTGGCCAGCATGCCCATCTGGTCGCCGGTCACCCGATCCATGCCCGCGCCGGCCAGGCCCTCGCCGCGGAAGATATTGCCACCACCGACGACCACGGCCACCTCGATACCCTGGTCCATGAGGGCCTGGATGTCGTCACCGAGGCG harbors:
- the lpxB gene encoding lipid-A-disaccharide synthase; the protein is MDSQTDILPHAQAQAQAHTQAQAQGKAPSHPRLLIAAGEASGDMYAAELMPRLVERLPGLTAFGLGGAQSRAAGIETIVDMDQVSVMGLVEVLRHYGQLRAAMHILIEALDRERPDLVIVIDFQEFNQRLAKAAKARGIPVLFFVAPQVWAWRAGRAKHFDRYADHLAVLFDFEVALFAQHGLPTTHVGHPLIELIDREAPDRADARHALSLPDDIPVVGLLPGSRRGEIERLLPPFIATAERLIGADPDRRFIMPRADSIDADWLNAQMAACTPSTALRDRLIVTTGGARRVMAASDALLITSGTATLEAALIGTPMVIAYRSNRLTYALARHLVRIEHIGLPNIILGREAVPERLQEAVTPERLAEDVERLLSPDGAAAQRAALREIRARLGQQGAFERLADLASGMIEA
- a CDS encoding class II fumarate hydratase produces the protein MTATNSAERIEHDSLGEVRLPADALYGPQTQRAVDNFPISGRPMPVAFIDALCRLKAACARGNQALGTMEAARGEAIVAVVDRLVAGLADGQFRDAFPIDVYQTGSGTSSNMNVNEVIAHLAGDGAGVHPNDHVNMSQSSNDVVPSAIRVMSVLRVEHDLLPALAHLETILLGRASELRDVVKTGRTHLMDATPIRFDQVLDGFVEQLRGWRVALEQARDRNLALPLGGTAVGTGLNAPAGFADAAIDALNRDLERDRPFGRLAHPAAGMSVQDDSLALSSALRGVAVFLHKLANDLRWMNSGPLAGLGEISLPALQPGSSIMPGKVNPVVPESVAMVAVQIQGLDHAVAMAAQSGNFELNVMFPVVAANLDEMITLGSNASRLLADKAIAGFTVNRERIERDLAANPILVTALNPVIGYEAGAAIAKRAYAEGRAVIDVAREMTDLDEATLAELLDPKRLTGEA
- the lpxA gene encoding acyl-ACP--UDP-N-acetylglucosamine O-acyltransferase, with the translated sequence MIHPSAIISDEARLHESVQVGPFTIIEGEVEIGANTVIESHAVIKGPCRIGADNHIFSHAVVGEVPQDLKFAGERTFLEIGDRNRIREFSTIHRGTAGGGGLTRLGSDILVMAYAHVAHDCLVGDHVILANAASLAGHVEVGEHAIFGGFAVAHQFCHIGAHAFIGGFSKVSKDVVPFVMADGARARAIGLNKEGLKRRGFSPETITLLNRCFRQLVKRQGDDLVWTEFEQAAETEPALSEMLDFIRESERGITR
- the fabZ gene encoding 3-hydroxyacyl-ACP dehydratase FabZ, whose product is MMVQEIMNLLPHRYPFLLIDRVVDWQPNEYLVAIKNVTFNEPFFQGHFPVRPIMPGVLITEAMAQATGVLAFRSNGGKPKDNALYMLVGLDDVTFRRMVEPGDQLTIRVDIKRMARGMGIFNCTAHVGDELAARATVKCVAKEVIE
- the lpxD gene encoding UDP-3-O-(3-hydroxymyristoyl)glucosamine N-acyltransferase, which gives rise to MSISASTSATVGEIADWLDAQGMDGAIDVAPDEAATRITGAASLACATAEQVSYYDGDRRSADLATSTRAGLVLTNEAGRQHLPRGVCCLVVDQPRLAFARVLERLYALPARPAGVHASAVVDESATIDPSARIDAQVSIGAGARIGPKVVIGPGCVVGSNVVIGEATRLLARVTVLDDSLIGARCVIQPGVVIGSDGFGLAQDNGVWRRVPQVGRVVIGNDVDIGANTTIDRGALDDTVIADGVKLDNLIQIAHNVRIGEHSAVAGCAGLAGSSEVGRHCTLGGGVGLAGHLTLADNVHITGMSMVTRSIHRPGVYSAGTPLDTNERWHRNAARFKQLDRLVRRVKQLEKRLGDKPTPEEDS
- a CDS encoding OmpH family outer membrane protein yields the protein MIRLLQRFALLTIALMAPLTVQAADIKIGFVNSSVLLEQAPQAEQAKQKLEQEFSAREEELRVLRQEVQEMENRLNRDGVTMNEGDRGNLERELNRKLRDLQRQQSNFRDDLNLRKNEELGKLQRLVLDAIREVAREQGYDLVLSEGVVYSADRVELTKDVLDRLEQMGR